AATCGCCCCAAACAAACCGGGTTGTGCAGAAGAAGAAGCTCCGTCCGTGGTCTCATCTGGCTGAGGAGATTTGGGAGACAAACGAAGCCCTAACCCGCTTGTAAACTTGGCAAAGGCGGACTTTTCAGTATTATCCCCATCATCAGAGGTGGAAGCAAAGGGCTGGGGAACTTTCAAGCTTTTGGCCCACGTTGAGATCCCAGAGGCAGATAGCTTTGACGCTACGCCTTTAGGTGAATCATCGCTTCCAGCTTCTACAGCAGCAGGAGGAGGGTGAGCATCTGGTGTGACCGTAGCAGGGAGATTCGGTGATTCAGATGACATTGTTTTCAATCTTCTCCAAAGAGGAAAACACTAAAGCTTGATCCTAGAATCCAAAATGTGAATAACCGATATTGCAAATCCTCTTTCtgcaaaagagaaaaagaacaCAATGAGTGGGATTATTTCATTAATCTAATCTAAAAAGTCAGATATTGATACTTcagcatcaaaatcaaaataaaatgcaGAAAACAATGATTTGGGTGTAACTAATTCAAACCATTTCCTCTAAATCATGCAATTAATCAAATACCATATTATAACCGAAGCCATTTCAGCTTTGGCAAGAACATGAACATTCGACGATTTAATCAAATTCATAGCCACAATAACTAATTGTGGCGATCAAGACATGGGAAAGCTAGAAACTTAGCAACATATCGGACccaaaacggaaaaaaaaaaatcagatcacCAAAAAGGAAATCATACGTAAAAATCACGACATCCAAAAGTAATAAGAGCTAGGAAAAACCTCATGGATCGAGAACCAAATCCAATTTCGACGCGCGCGAGGTCACGGAGTCTAGGGCTCGAGGAGACGGAGAGATTTGgggaaaacaaacaaacaaacaaaactggTTTTGGTTTGGAGGAGATCCAAAGTCACGTGAGAGTTGCGGTAAATAATTAATCTCGACCGTTAGATCTGGAGATCTTGATGGCCTTTCGATCTAAATTCAACTTTGCACGTGATATCTCTttctttcgattttttttttttcgggcaAACTATTTCATTGATATCAAATGGGAAAATTTGCAGAATGACTAAAATCTCAAgtgtaatctttatatataaagtagagcTATTTCACTCCTGAGAGCGCCACCTAGGATTCCAGGTCACAAATTCAAGCTCTATGGTATCGACACCTGTCCCTCTCACCAAAACTCACCGTATCATTTTATCGTTCGTCgctttctatttattttccatTAGACCTTTACGTTTCTACTTATTCTTCATAATTGGGCCTTTACATTACAAGAAAGAGGTCTCCAATTTATTTTCCATTGGGTCTTTACGTTGTTTTCTACTTATTCTTCAAAATTGGGCCTTTACATTACAAGAAAGAGGTCTCCATGACGCTCAATTTTGTCGGGATATCATCGGAAGGCGTCTTCTCCGAGGCTTTAAAACTACCTGTGAGGAAGGAGCTACGAGCGTACGGcggtgatggtggtggtggaaaATGGCAAAGGCGGTGGCTTTGGAAGAAACGATGGTGCTCAGTAGCAAAGATGGTGAATCTAAGCAGCATAGGTTCGGTTGTCTTCTCCCAAAAAGACAGATCTGAAACAAGGAGATGAAAGCATCAAAGCTGAACGATTGACACAATAAAAGAATAGAATAGACGAAAGAAGAAACGTACCGCAGAAAAGAAAGGCGTAGATTTCATGAGTTAATGTAGAATTGTAGATACTGGATTtgtaaggaaataataaatgattgacgaaaaaaaaaagaaatcaaggAAAGATCGAGAGATTTGAAGAAGTTGAGGAAAGACTTGGAGAAATTGAAGAAAGAGGAACGCAGGAGAAAAGTAAGAAAGGAAAtggagaagaaaataaaataagataaagaAAAAGATCGTTTAATGAAtaaatcaaatatgaaatacatttatgacttattttttatatatctaatataaCAATTAACTAAGTTTgtcagaaaataattaaaaaatcaaaataaaattagatgGTAACTGTTCACATACGTTACCGAGAAAGCTCTGATaagtttaaacaaaaattaattcatAATTTGTGTGTTACAGAAATTTCATTCTGCTTATTATCATAATACATGTAGAACCAACTTatttaaatgtaaaacaatTACATATACATGACAATCTTTTATATGGTAAAAGATGAATCATATGATTTCtgataaaattaacaaaatataaataatgaaaGCCAATATTATTTCAAGctgaacaaaaattaaaattgttagatggaaactaaaaatcaaaatatcttatattgaTTATTGTATATGTAAAGTAACAAACGAAGACCATGGATTTTTGGACGAAAAAATCATACTCATTACTCATTAGACCCACAAACCACATACTTCGAAGCCCAACATAACGAAATCCCAATTTAACCAACCAATATGTATACGCATAACCAATAACATTCAACCAAGAAACCCACAGAAACCTCACCAAAACTATATATAGTAGTATTCTATATGGTCCGAACTCTTAAAACAATACACAACCACCCCTGCATAACGTacataatctaaaaactaataaacCATCTACGGCCTAACATACACACCTAAAAACATCAAAGTAATTAtaatcctactttcaaatcttaacataaaaaatacaatatagtTATATACATTATACGACCATCAAATTGTATATGAAAAATAACATGTTTAATTAATTGgtcaaacttttttaaaaaaattgtatgtatATTAAACCAAGATTGCAAACTACAAACTTAGTTGGCccgataaaaataatttttaactaaaccAAAAAGATGGTTTACGTAAAAcctaaatgatcaaaaaaaaaagaagatcaaaATGAACAATTAGTTAATTTCTAACTCATATCATTAAAtctataatttcaaataataaaaccCACAACAAACTATGAGTTCTAACATTTCAGATTTAATACAAAAAGTAACAAAATGGTTTCAAATTTCTATACTACCTTATTTTATAATCAAttcttatctatatatatatatatatatatatatatatatatattcaaataaaatgcaaagaaaattaaattaaaatttgaacaAACTCCCGCGCGATTTGAAATGTTGAAAGACTATGATTTCATCATGAAAAGTAATTACTCTTATAACATACACAAAAGAATTATTCATAATCTAATTTTTCCGAACCCAAAATATTACAAACCACAAATAACGCACCGAATATGAGATTAAGATTTTGTTAAAGAAACAACATGAAAACTATTGGAAAAATTGCCaaaagagaacaagaaaacaGCATAGTTGTCCCTACGGTAtaaatccatttttttattcattttttctctcttttacaatttccatatgttaaaattaatgaaataaatagttataagaatcaaaaaaattattaaaaatataaacaattaataaaacacccatttacacaaacacatattttttttgggttgaaaaacataataaatcatgtttttaaattacattctactaaaagtagaattcTGCTTCTACACAAAACAGGTGAGTAGAAAGTGAATTCTAGAATGAAAATATCCATCTACTTGTTTTAGAACGTACAAACTACtttttactataattctaaatatgGGGAATACGAATTCTACTATTTGTAATGATCGCTACTTTTATTCAGAAagatgtttctacttttattgaGTATTCTAAGTTATCAGGAAtgcaaaatctaaaacatacaCGAACGTCCACTTAGTGTACAAATTACATTATGGAATTTTGTTATGTTCTACACAGTGTCGAAGGTGCCTTCTACGGATAAAAAAccatattttcgaaaattaaggaagttgccattttaaaaatattctaaaaatattctaatttcctaaaacgtgttttcatttatttgcttcgtgaaaaataaaaaaaaatgatttttaatgttCTTCTTCACCAATCTATGATTTCCCTATGATTTCTCTATAGTTTGTCTTGTGATTTTCACAAACTCTTGTtctatgatgcatatctatacaACATGTGGTGTTTGGGAGTTTGGAGCAACCACGGGATGGGTTTTTTTCGGCTGATGAGAAAGGGGCTAGGCTACTGTTATTGGAATCAAGTTCTACCTTAGAGGTTTTTAAAAGAATGGTTTTGGAGGattttgatatggaagaagatagcTTACCCGATTTAGAGTTGAGTTATCTACCTACTGAGTTGATCAATACATCAACTTGTCCacctgtgatcattgcaaatgATCGACagcttcaaaattttgttggttttgttCAAAAGTGTGTTTCTACTCGATTGTGTGTAACATCTAAAGCCAAAGTTGAGAATCTGAATGAACCAGACTTTGATCTTAACAAGTCGCCAGCTGATTCAAGTACTGCTCAAGAGGAGGGAAACTCGGTTGATAGGGGGAACGAACCAGCTCCTGTGTTTGTTGAGAGGCAGTgcgagaaaaagaaagaaaagattagcAGAGTCGAAGTTGATGAGGATGCCTATCATGCTGATACCATGATCTCGGCCAAAGAGGACATACATAAGATGTCAAAGTTTTCTGTGTTCAATGTTGTTAAGAAGGGACAATTGTTTGAGAACAAAACTTTGCTGAAGGCGACTTTCGAGATATGTGCAATGAAGCATAACTTTCACTACGAGGTTATCAAAACGGATAGACAGCTTTGGTATGTTAGATGTGAGGATAATGCATGCAATTGGTGTGTTCGAGTAGAGTGTTTGAAGGATTCTGCATATTTCATTATCAAAAAGTATGTCGGTGAACATACATGCGCACCTTCAAGCAAAACCAAACCGGGTAGGACTGCTTCAACCAAAACTATAGGTAGTCTGATTATGCATAGGTATGAAGGGGTTAAGGAAGGGCCGAAATGCAATGATATAATACATATTATGCTTATGGATCATGGCTGTGAGATCACGAAATCTTTAGCATGGGATGCTCGTGAATATGCGGTTAATGATGTTAGAGGTATACAAGAGAGAAGTTATAGAAAAATACTGAAATACTTGCACATGCTGAGAGAGGCTAATCCGGGTACACATTCATCGTATGAGATTGACAGCAAAGGGAGATTTCGGTACCTGTTTATTGCATTTGGGCAATCGATACGAGGATTTAACAGAGTCATAAGGAGGGTTATTGTGGTTGATGGCACTTTTCTGAAGAACAAATACAAAGGAGTTCTATTGGTAGCAACTGCCATAGACGGAAATTCTAATTTGTATCCTCTTCTTGCAttctgatgttaggagttttcaaggctcctaagacaaatgttgtagtatagtgattgtcgaacctgttctgagggatatcaaagcactgagaatgcaagtactcacttaatctaagtgcaaccaatgatttagattttaaaagggtttttaaactataactaacaaaaaggaataactaaatgatactttcttgactaagggaaaagagaactcatgggcatagggattagacctcgggtgatcaagtatcgaactaaggatggcaaacgatcaatcaaactatcaaccttaagcctagacacaattctaagcaagctctatgtctagataaatgctcatttgctaacatatctcaaacatcaaatgtctttggttgaaaaatatgaaagcaatcattactaacaagtctattagctatcttagcacctttaacaacaaatgtctttggcaaagtatactaaaagcctaggagagttgtctcaggcatttcatcaaacacctttcgggtgggaaatgcctattgatcaacttttgagtggccaactcagaagatgcattaggaatactctactagcaaggaacaagaatgatctacactaaaacatcctagaactaacctaatcacccttaatctccctaacccatgaattcaaaaggtgattactcactaatctccatgattcctcttaaacccatattggatttcagattaatcatgtacagaaatagataagaaatcaacaataacacaagaacataacaatcaaaatccaagagatgaacttctcaagagagtttttgtgtatttctcaatagatccaaagataatatgcctggtggctacaaaaaggTCTTTAAAATataggtttttccaagtgcaaaacgtccaaaataaattgcaaaaaggtcctcgggaaatcatgattttcggcagcaaagtaacgcggagcgacttgcaggtgtcgctccgggaagtcgctccaagGCCaatttttggtgtctccgggtgagaggtcgcgagcgactttggtgtgtcgctccaacgggtcgctctggatcgggagcgaccttggtaggtcgctctgagaggtcgctccagggtcatctaagacggttcggagtaacgagaacgcgagcgacttcatggcgtcgctttaggaaggtcgctctgagatctgggacacagcgacttcgtgatgtcgctccgggaggtcgctcccatgctctgctcgtttaatgatcacctatttcacctcctttgagctccaaatgcatccaaatgtccccaagaactccatgtggcactccagtacctaatagagactcatgtatgcaaaatgcaacctaaacatgtctaaatcctaatctctatgatgaaaatgtttatgaatgaatggataaaacaatgcaaatatgcaagatatcacatTCGGAGTAGTCGACTCAGAGAATAAAaattcttgggaatggtttatgaGACAACTAAATATTGTCATTGCTGATGATCATTATTTGGCTTTCATTTCGGACAGACATGCGGCCATTGCTAAGGCGCTTGAGACTGTGTATCCAACAGCTAAACATGGTATTTGCATTCAtcatttgttgaataatgtgGTAACATATTACCATGGGAAATGACTTGTTGGGTTGGTTGCAAAGGCATCCAAGGTTTATAGAGTTGCTGAGTTTGAAAAGATATTTGCTAATGTGTGTAATATCGGTCCGGCAATTGGAAAATACCTAAGGGATGCTGAAGTCCAAAAGTGGGCAAGATGTCAATTCTCTGGATATAGATATGACATAAGGACAACAAACCCTGCCGAATCCATCAACTCTGCTTTGCGTTCGCCGAGAGAGTATCCAATCATTCCCTTGTTGGACAGTATCAGGGAAATGCTGACTCGGTGGTTTTATaaccgtaaaaaaaaaagatttcaaagcaTAATCATCCTCTTACCATAGATGTGGAGAAAAAGATTGAAAGCAGAACCGAGAAAGGCAAAAGATTTGCAGTTTACCCTGTCAGCGATGGTCGATTGCTTGTTAGAGGTGATAAAATCGACTGCTTAGTTGATTTGGATAGACGTACTTGCTCATGTGGGAAGTACAACCTGATGAAGATACCTTGTCGGCACACAATTAAAGCTGGTTTTCATGTTGGCAGACAGCCACACACATTGACTGATTTATTTTACACTACAGAAGCTTGGCGAGAAGCTTATCATGAAAGCATCAATCCTATTGCTGTTCCTGAGGATGCTTGGTCCATGCCAGAAGATGTTGTCGTGGTCAATGTGCTACCACTAGAGTCAAGAAAATCAGTTGAAAGGAATAGAAAACCCAGATATGAAACTGTTGAAGATAAAATTTGGTCATCGCAAACATCACAAAAGAGGCAGCCTCACAAGTGTAGTAGATGTGGTATTAGTGGGCACAACAGAGCAACTTGTAAAATACCAATATAGCCAGTCACATATGGTAAGGGTCAGCTTATATAGCCAGTTCgtttatatgtttttcaatcTCGATTTAATTGTGTTTCATGTATGGGTGTTTCTGTTACAGGTTGGTCTGTTCAAGTATGCAAGTTGTGGTGTTTGAAAGTGCAGTATTGCCTTGTCTCGTAtggttttttcttctaaaaacaatcaactttgttttcattttgattGTTATACTTTGGATAATTCTCGTATGGTTATTTTCTCAGTTTCATTGTTATATATTGACATTATTTTCTCATCActtctctatctctctgttTGTTTAGTTATGTTATGTTCAGCTATgcttttgagtttgagtttgaatttgagtttgagtttgtttGACAATAGCTGCTGCCCGATTTTTCAACAAGGAAGGTGGATTGTAAGAACAGAACACTGagcacaaaaaataaagaacCACTAGAATGGTTAAGTCGACACAAACAATGTAACAACAAAACACAAATTGAAGCCAATACTGGTAAAGACGACAAGAAAACACTAAGAATAAGATACTTAGAACCAGTAGACTGATTTCACTCATTCTTGGCTTCTTAATCTTCCAAAAGACCATAGAATGCTTCCTAAGCAACCTAATTCGAGGGAATTTTTCTGCTTcctaacttcttcttctattgTCTGTGTGATACTACTTTTCAGATCTTCAATCTCTTCGACAATTCTCCCTTGCTCAGCCTCTACCCTT
This region of Brassica napus cultivar Da-Ae chromosome C5, Da-Ae, whole genome shotgun sequence genomic DNA includes:
- the LOC106398129 gene encoding uncharacterized protein LOC106398129, with product MVLEDFDMEEDSLPDLELSYLPTELINTSTCPPVIIANDRQLQNFVGFVQKCVSTRLCVTSKAKVENLNEPDFDLNKSPADSSTAQEEGNSVDRGNEPAPVFVERQCEKKKEKISRVEVDEDAYHADTMISAKEDIHKMSKFSVFNVVKKGQLFENKTLLKATFEICAMKHNFHYEVIKTDRQLWYVRCEDNACNWCVRVECLKDSAYFIIKKYVGEHTCAPSSKTKPGRTASTKTIGSLIMHRYEGVKEGPKCNDIIHIMLMDHGCEITKSLAWDAREYAVNDVRGIQERSYRKILKYLHMLREANPGTHSSYEIDSKGRFRYLFIAFGQSIRGFNRVIRRVIVVDGTFLKNKYKGVLLVATAIDGNSNLYPLLAF